One Helicoverpa zea isolate HzStark_Cry1AcR chromosome 30, ilHelZeax1.1, whole genome shotgun sequence genomic window, gataaaatattttatgatgaaataaaatcaaatatgtaaCCTCTATTTATGAGTCGAGCTGCGATAtgtatttcttatatttttctctaatatgtaagtaactattttatacatatcactttagctagaataaaataaaagtaaagaaaaaaacacgcttttgtAATTATGCACGTAAAAATCATTACAAGACTTTTCCAtcaagtccaaacacagctatgaaacgatgttccatcatgaagttccagttcatatcttccggctccatcatcagatcagttcgacagtaccatactATTGtgttgtcatcagaactacatacagctgccaatttccatgacgctacgatccttggaagacagtaaaattagttaccttagattccattatatagttacatacaggtcgacctaatgTTAAAAACATGATACTCAAGCCCCATTCAATTGTTTTCAGGTTACTCCATATTCGTTACGGTGAACACCTATGTTCTTCTCGCAGCTGACATGGCTGATTTCCGAAGCATAGCAAAAAAATTCGGCCCCTCCAACTTGGCTGATCAAATCGAAGATTTAGTTCAGGACAAATTCGGAGACGACCGTGATGAACAGTCAGACAGAACAGCTGAATATTCTGACGACGGACAATCACAAAGTCAGATTGTTCAGTCTTATGAAGTCACTACAGAAAGACCGAATTATAATTTTCAGACAGACCCACAACCGAAGCCTTTTCGTAGTCAGAACCGATATAAATTGAAAAGTGCACCTGCGATACATTCCCTAGTTGCTGCATCCCCGATAGTACCACCAGGCTTGAATTTAGAtgaaatcgttgaaagagtgaAGCAAAAACTTCAAGAAGAGCTGCTCAACCGCAAGCCCGATGTTCAAGATGTTTTAAGAGATCAGAATGTCAATGCACAAATGGTAAACACAGCACAGCCTGCACCGGTACAGAAACTGCCCCCACCACCACGGCCACCTGTCAAAAAAGTGAAGAACGTCTTTAAACTAACTGGAGCTGACAGTCCGGCACAGCTGCCAATCTATGAAACACCAGTTAACGTAGCTAAAGAAGAACAATACGAGACTACTTACGAAGAACATGACAATAAATTTGTACCAGGACTCGATATTCAAGGCCAACCAGTAACACCAGATACAGTAAAAAAGGTTAAGTTCCTCAGACCAGAGCAAGGAATTATGAAGAAATTGAGGTTTGTGAAAAAAGTCGCGATGCCAGCGAAGCCGATACAAAGGCAGCCTGTAGCACAAGTACCACAGATACCACATATACAAGAACCAAAATTAGTACAACAGAAGAAGGTGTTACAGAAACAGAGGCAGAGACTAACAGCGCAGAAACCAATGAAAAAGAAACGACGAATCCGTGTTTCGGGACCAACAACCCCACAAACGCAGCCTCAAAACGCAGCTGCAAATGCGGCTGAAAATGAAAACATGGGAGTTTCACCAGCCCCAGGTATATTCGAAGCTGTAGATTTAATCAAATCTAATGACAGCTACGAAGATTACGTCACACCGGAGAAGGAAGAAGCTTTTGAGAGCGATGGTGCGGACACTGCTCCTACAGTACCAACAGCAGTAATCGCTCAGAAATTTAAAGTAACACCGACTATTCCAACTAAAGCTACATTTGCTATAGAAATGGAACCACTAGCTGAAGACATAGAAACTCCACCGAATGAAGAAGTTGAGGAATACGCGGATGAATCACCAGAAACGACCACTATAGAGCCTAAAGCTAAAACTGAAAGCATATCGTTTGAAGAAGGTGAAGTGGACCCTAACGCAACGACAATTGCAGAGGTCACTGTAAAGGGTCAGACTACGAAAAAGATTAAAATGGGTACAATGATACCTACAAGAGAGTATTATAAGCAAAGCAGTCCTAATTATTATGCGAAATTGCCGACAATTGCTGAGAAATATAATTTCCAAGAGCCGATACCAGAGGCGGATAGGGTGCCTGAAAATTTGAAGCCTATAGGAAGTCCTCCTTCAAGTATTAACGGGAAAGTTATACTTATTTAGATTTAAGttatattttcagtaaaaattGTTGGAAGTCTTTTgtcttttttaaccgacttcccaaaaagaaggggGTTTTCAATTCATCGGTATCGGTATTTATTACTAGCtactgccagcggtttcacccgcatcccgtgggaactacttcccgtaccgggataaaaagtaaagcctcgataaatgggctatctaacaatgaaagaaattttcaaatcggacagtatttcctgagattagcgcgttcaaacaaacaaacaaactcttcagctttataatattagtatagattttttgtgTATGATCACtatctgtaggtcccggttgtcattgaacatccttggcagtcgttacaggtagtcagaagccagtaaactctgacgccagtctaaccaaggggtatcgggttgcccgggtgggttgaggaggccagataggcagttgcttcttgtaaagcaccggtactaagctacatccggttagactggaagccgacccctaacatggttgggaaaaggctcggagaatggaTGGATGGATGTATGATCACTAATTACTCAACCAGTTcatcatatcttccggctccatcatcagattagTTCGATAGttccatattattgtattgtcatcagaactacacacagctgccaattttcatgacgctacgatccttggaagatggttttagttaccttagattccattatatagttacatacaggtcgacctaataaaagcgtgttacaAACAAAAGGTGATtgtttgttaataaaataagcaaGCTTAAGCACgttattaattgttatttaatttattatttattgtatttactcaACTGTGTTTGCTTAAGTAATCGTACAATGAAAACCATTGACAAAACTCTCGCTTTTGTTATTGACAAATGGATTTACAGTTATATATTGTCTGCGGTTATGGTCTTTTATTTACGGTTTGCTAAAAGATTCCCGCGATTTTTCTTGTTTGAACTTTATTGCTTTTGGTTAAAAATCGAAAAATAcgggaaaaatataattttatagtttGCATCGCTGTAAGCACGTTAAATTGGCGGGTTTcatctttcatttatttatatgtaagtacattcttggcagtcgttacttaCTCAGAAagtagcccgggtaactgggttgaggaggtcagataggcagtcgttacaCGAAAAGGCTAGGCCCTATTTAGTCACCTATTAATGTATCAAAAGGACACACTCACTAGAGAGACTACTAAATTTTTTGCATCGAACCGAGCCTAATggcataattttcaattttcatcgcactaatgttaaacatttttttaatcttcaCGCTGCTGAATAACTGAAAGGATATTgataaaactacaaatataagTAACAAAAGTGAGAAAAATTCTCGAGTGGCGAACACGAAAGATAAAAACGCAGCATGGGCAGGCCCTCTACTAGATAGATGGACAAGTCTGGCCAAGGTCATCAGAGAGtccgccggggctgcgggattgttcgcgcgagttaccgcggcccttgtaaataaaaggcctacgacggaacacgacggtttttagtcagtaagagtctgacactccctcaccagTGCTAACACACAGcggggtcatttgacgatttttgacgtcgttaaaaaaaagggcATCAGAGAACAGAGGAAAAGAATTGCTGCAAATCCAGAAGCTCCGGGAAGACCTTTGAGAGACgatgaaataagaaaaaagagTAAGATATCTTGGCTCTCAAAACATTTTGGGCTAGAGAGATAGTTAATAATGAATTTGGCGTAGCTATAGAGAAGCCAAAAGGCTATTCTAACTTTTCAATATCAATTGTAATAATGTTTCAAGTAACTTATAAGCATTAACAATACAACACGATCTATAATCAATATTTCATCCCTTTTCAATACAACAACGACAGTGCATAACTCACCTACTATTTGCACAGTTGCTGCACTGCATGCACTTTAGAATCAGTTTCATATATAAACTGCACCAGGGTAGGTCTGGCCATCATTCGATCAGTTGGTGGTTCCACCGCTGACATGGGTGCTATCAAGGTCCTCATTGGGTTGTGGCTGCTCAGTGTAAGTAGTTCTTTACTATTTTATCATCTGCCTTTTCCCAttataaatcatcatcctccgagccttttttccaactatattggggtcagcTTAGTGACTTAggtcagtctaaccggattcagcagagtaccagtgctttacaagaagcgactgcctatctgacctcctcaacccagttacccgggcaacccaataccccttggttagactggtgtcagacttactggcttttgactacccgtaacgactgtcgagaatgttcaatgatagccgggccctacggtttaacgtgccatccgaaacacaggaCTCATTGGtctctaagatatacttagaaagtacatataaacttagaaaagatgcattggtacttgcctgacttggaatcgaacctgcgcccgcatgcttgagaggttggttctttacccactaggtcacTACGACATTATAAAATCACTAGCTAtattctcgcggtttcaccctcatCCCATGGAAACTTCAACCCGTGccggcataaaatatagccaatggCACTCAGGAAAAATATAgctatcagtgaaagaattttggaaatccgacCAGCGGTTCCAAAAATTACCCCCTACATAGAAACTTAGAAattttacctctttataatattagtaacatCATAATCGTATCATCTGcttaaccttttcccaactttgttggggtcggcttccagtctaactggatgcagctgggtactatactctatccacggaagcaagagctaaaaggtaaacaaagaatgacagtttttcaagatggcggtataacccgaccgatgacaaaacgtcacatttttgtgtaaaatgttcgcagtatctgtgattttgtcatcggtcgggttataccgccatcttgaaaaagtgtcattctttgtttaccttttagctcttgcttccgtggatagggTATAGTATTTTTATCGTAATCTTAACTGTGGTAAATGAAATCAATGTAAAGGTGGCTTGCACCCTAGTGGAGCCAAAGCCTaccggggctacgggattgttcgaaagatttgccgcggctctggtacataaatggcttaagaaggaacatggtgggtttcagGCAGTAAGAGtatgacactccctcatgccTTGATGATTTCTCACCACAAAAAGGGATTTGTTGCCCAAAACTATAACCAGCCGTCAAATCGCTGATTCGACCAATAAAATTTGTTATCTTCTATGACTAACtagaataatatttgttattttcagATCCTGAGCGCAAATGCGTCAAGCAGTAAGTAAATCGTGTTGAAAATTTGCTAATCCATTAACTATGCTaacgtaattaataattataaaaagacCAACTCCTTAAACTTGAAAAAACCTTATTccatacaattaaaattaaagtccTATCTCTGGCAAGATACAACAGATAGATCGTTTCATTGAAATCCACCACAAACCAAAAAGTCTTCTTCATCTTCTACatttaacgctcaatccttctccgtgtgtgAGGAGTGCCCagcatcatcctccgaacctttttcccaactatattggggtcggcttctagtccaaccggattcagctgagtaccagtgctttacaaggagcgactgctatctgacctcctcaacccagttacccgggcaacccgataccccttggttagactggcgtcagacttactggcttctgattacccgtaacgactgccaaggatgttcaatgacagccgggacctacagtttaacgtgccatccgaaacacagtcaatggtgtctaatatacatatacttagaaagtaggtccgtgcccagcagtaggacgataaaaagactgtAACATCTACATCTAAACTTACTCATTGTTCCAAACAGTTCCAGCAGTCCAAAGCGTCCGCATTACCGATGAACAGAGCGACTACAATCAAGACAGCAATGAATCGAAAGCCTACATAAAAGACCGTTTGGGTATACGAGGATATTCAGCAAGAAGCGACTCCGAACAACTAGATGAATCCAGTTCATCACTAACATCAGACGCCACAGGTACCACAAAAACTGCCAACGCTAGAGGCTTTGCAAATGAGGCAGAGAGTTTGAACACCTTCTCTGTCAGTGCTGATGGTAGACAGAAGAGTAAATTTGCAAGTGAAAGAGCAGCCAGTGAAGCGTATGATAAGAAGAAGTTTGAATACGTTGGAGCTGATGGTACAGTGGTTAAGAATGAAGAGTCTGATGAATCTGAGAGCAGTTCTACGTCGACTAGTAGTACTACTGTAGTTGAGTCGCCGCCCGCTGAGGATTATAATCATAAAGGTGAGTAGGATTTAGAATTAGGTCAAAGGGGAAATGGATGCAGGTCACCTacacaggtatctgtggagatctaagggggagcctatgttcagcagtggacgtcctttggctgagatgatgatgatgaaagaaaaaaagctAAACAGGACATTGACTGGTTAAAAACCACTCTAAAAGAGTATATTCGTTACAGATAGCTAATTTACTAGACTTTTTATTGTCCTACGCAAAGCACAAGCTTCTCAAATAAAGGAGGAATTACTGTTCAAGGACTGGAGATTCCATTTTTAAAGAAACCTTCTTGAAATTGGGCTTAACttagcttatatttttttattattattatttacagctCATCACCAAAAAGTCTGGGTAAACGTCGATGTACCAGgtaagaaattatttaatttcattttacttttcataaaaaatacattcagcCGCGCGTAAAAGCATTCTTAAATCCATTTTTAGTTATCTTATCATTTTAATACCGTTCACTTGATATCCTACATGACTTTTTTTTACCCAAAATCGTCAAAtgaatcccgctgtgggtgagcagcggtgagggagagtctgactcttactgactaaaaaccgtcgtgttccgtcgtaagccttttatgcactagggccgcggtaactctttcgaacaatcccgcagctatATCCTACATGACTTAAGCAAAGCTTTCTTGTTCTAGATATTGCTGGCTCCGGAGAAACCGACTGGGCTGTTGAGGAGAAGATCGAGACCTTAGAAAATGGCGTACCTTGTGTTTTGATGAAAGTGGTAGCTAAAAGTAAGTTTACCTCTTCGTTtctctacattttttttatttgtaatcaaATCAAACTAGAATTCGCCTGCTTGTAACCCGCTACCCTTAtctgtacgtcgattctataaaatacagacaacaactcgcatttcacttcgctattcactctcacttcgcattcggttcaaaacgttataaaagtcatctcatactttatctgtcaaaatctcgagtttaatttagttcaactcgcaaacacgctcgcaagagtagcgctagtgtagtaactcacggcggattcagatgcgaagtttagagtgaagcTTATAGAATCCCACTGCAGGAAATAGAAGCCTACATGTTATTCAGATGTTTAAGCAGTACTATATTACTAAAGtaactttcatcaaaatccgttgaaGAAGTTACAAACCCATTTACAAAGTTTCTCTTATTAATATCAACTTCTGACGGTTAGTTCCCTCAAAATTAAATAGGCATAAAAAGCTCTTTCAAAACTTCAAGCTAGTTCCAAGGAGATTTTCTCATGGAAAAGAACCAGCAAGAAACTGCATAGACTGAATTTAAAACGTGGTGgtagaaatttatttttttattttttttattagcctatgctgtcccactgctgggcaaaggcctcccccatagccttccatttTTCTTTGTCCATCGCTGTTTGtggccagtccgagaggaagctggCCAGTCCAAGTCTTCTCTCCAGCGTTTTCTTGAAATATTCTTAACTATTTACTTTATCTTTCCAGAACCTAAGAAGAGCACAGTAATCAGCAGTTCTTCCTCAAGCTCACACAATGCTCATCATAGTTCCAAGTCATCTACTTCCATAAGTGAGTTTTCTTTGCTTTTCAGAGCATGCACGGCATAATTTTACGTtagttagataaaaaaaaaatcggtaggGTGATAAATGGTAGTACATGTAACTAAGTTAagtttgactgcctcgttggtctagtggttgcaagcgcagctgctgtgctcgaggtctcgggttcgattcccgggtcgggcagaaatcgctttgtgggttttcttaaactttcacaaagcagcccgtattACAGCATacattgccgtcccatcgggttatgagagtgaaggaatagggagtgcacctgtgcaaatgcttgtgcactataatttgtcctgcacagctggctgatctccttaaatgagaacagccgccgtggccgaaatcagccgtggacgccattattttattatgcaaCTAAGGTCCATCTCCACCGACAACATAACCCGTGTCTGTGAAACATCAGTTTCAATTAAACCAACAGTctgctttgaaaattgaacgtaaaaattCTGTTGTAAAAAGTTCCACTACATTTACGATTACCTTCAAAATTAACTGTCGACCAACCAACAAAGTCCTGCAGTTTGGATGCTCAACTTGTGATGTGACGCACACAACCACTCGTAACAATACAAGACgtacatgtaatttttttttttctcaagcATTGCcgcgttggatggcaatgcttaatttttgaccaaaataaaaaccagcctttgggtcactcaAAGTGTCAGCAATAATGTATACAGTGTAAATAATTGTATACACGTACATAAATATCAGCTCTGGTAAGTTTCTAATAACATGAATTCCCTCGTTTCTTCAGCTCCAGGATCACCAAACGTCGGGCCAGGAGGACCAAGGTATCTTGGACCACCGGTAGTAGCTCCTGGAGAAAACAATCCTGCTGCAACCCGTCCGGTAGCCATACCAGGTAAATATCTTTACACAAGCTACACCCGTGTCTCAGAAGAGCTACTGATCGAACCCGGTAAGGCGATTAACACACGGCACCGCGCACCGCCGCGGTAGGCGGTGAAGCGGATCTCATGTCGCATTGACCTGTATTAAATCCGTTGATGCCTAACACACATAAACCGCCTTGAAACAAGGGCGTAAGAAGACATGCTTTCAGCCATTTTATAACACATAACTTTTCCTGTCCGCAGCTTCTTCATCACCAATCATCGTGCAAAGTCGGGACACCACTTCGGTCGGTTCAGTGACCACTACCAGCGCAACTAGTACTGGGCCAAACGGAGCTCAGTCTACATCTGGGAGCAGTGTCAATGTTGGTCAAACATCTTCAGGTATCGACGTAGTTATTGGACCTGGAAGCAACGGATATGGTGGACCGGGCAGCCCAACAATCATCGTGCAAGGACGGGACACAAATCAAGTTGCTTCGGCTAATTCTAACGGCGCAAGCGTTGTTGGTCCGAATGGAGCTCAGTCTACATCGGGGGGCAGTGTCAATGTTGGCCAAACATCTTCAGGTATTGATGTAGCTATTAGACCCGGTAATAACGGATGGGGTGGATCAGGAAACCAAGTAACTATCATCCAAGGAGGAGACACTTCCCAGGTCGGTTCAACGGCTGCAAACGGTGCCAGTGGCACTGATGGCAATGGCGCTTGGACGGCAAATGGTGGCTCCAGCAATGTTGGCCAAACCACTTCTGGCACAGACGTAGTTACTACTGGCAACGACAACGGATGGTACGGACCAGGACCCCAAACGACCGTCGTCCAAGGAGGAGACACTTCCCAGGTCGGTTCAACGGCAGCAAACGGTGCCAGTGGCACTGATGGCAATGGCGCTTGGACGGCAAATGGTGGCTCCAGCAATGTTGGCCAAACCACTTCTGGCACAGACGTAGTTACTACTGGCAACGACAACGGATGGTACGGACCAGGACCCCAAACGACCGTCGTCCAAGGAGGAGACACTTCTCAGGTCGGTTCAACGACAGCAAACGGTGCCAGTGGCACTGATGGCAATGGCGCTTGGACGGCAAATGGTGGCTCCAGCAATGTTGGCCAAACCACTTCTGGCACAGACGTAGTTACTACTGGCAACGACAACGGATGGTACGGACCAGGACCCCAAACGACCGTCGTCCAAGGAGGAGACACTTCCCAGGTCGGTTCAACGGCAGCAAACGGTGCCAGTGGCACTGATGGCAATGGCGCTTGGACGGCAAATGGTGGCTCCAGCAATGTTGGCCAAACCACTTCTGGCACAGACGTAGTTACTACTGGCAACGACAACGGATGGTACGGACCAGGACCCCAAACGACCGTCGTCCAAGGAGGAGACACTTCCCAGGTCGGTTCAACGACAGCAAACGGTGCCAGTGGCACTGATGGCAATGGCGCTTGGACGGCAAATGGTGGCTCCAGCAATGTTGGCCAAACCACTTCTGGCACAGACGTAGTTACTACTGGCAACGACAACGGATGGTACGGACCAGGACCCCAAACGACCGTCGTCCAAGGAGGAGACACTTCCCAGGTCGGTTCAACGACAGCAAACGGTGCCAGTGGCACTGATGGCAATGGCGCTTGGACGGCAAATGGTGGCTCCAGCAATGTTGGCCAAACCACTTCTGGCACAGACGTAGTTACTACTGGCAACGACAACGGATGGTACGGACCAGGACCCCAAACGACCGTCGTCCAAGGAGGAGACACTTCCCAGGTCGGTTCAACGACAGCAAACGGTGCCAGTGGCACTGATGGCAATGGCGCTTGGACGGCAAATGGTGGCTCCAGCAATGTTGGCCAAACCACTTCTGGCACAGACGTAGTTACTACTGGCAACGACAACGGATGGTACGGACCAGGACCCCAAACGACCGTCGTCCAAGGAGGAGACACTTCCCAGGTCGGTTCAACGACAGCAAACGGTGCCAGTGGCACTGATGGCAATGGCGCTTGGACGGCAAATGGTGGCTCCAGCAATGTTGGCCAAACCACTTCTGGCACAGACGTAGTTACTACTGGCAACGACAACGGATGGTACGGACCAGGACCCCAAACGACCGTCGTCCAAGGAGGAGACACTTCCCAGGTCGGTTCAACGACAGCAAACGGTGCCAGTGGCACTGATGGCAATGGCGCTTGGACGGCAAATGGTGGCTCCAGCAATGTTGGCCAAACCACTTCTGGCACAGACGTAGTTACTACTGGCAACGACAACGGATGGTACGGACCAGGACCCCAAACGACCGTCGTCCAAGGAGGAGACACTTCCCAGGTCGGTTCAACGACAGCAAACGGTGCCAGTGGCACTGATGGCAATGGCGCTTGGACGGCAAATGGTGGCTCCAGCAATGTTGGCCAAACCACTTCTGGCACAGACGTAGTTACTACTGGCAACGACAACGGATGGTACGGACCAGGACCCCAAACGACCGTCGTCCAAGGAGGAGACACTTCCCAGGTCGGTTCAACGACAGCAAACGGTGCCAGTGGCACTGATGGCAATGGCGCTTGGACGGCAAATGGTGGCTCCAGCAATGTTGGCCAAACCACTTCTGGCACAGACGTAGTTACTACTGGCAACGACAACGGATGGTACGGACCAGGACCCCAAACGACCGTCGTCCAAGGAGGAGACACTTCCCAGGTCGGTTCAACGACAGCAAACGGTGCCAGTGGCACTGATGGCAATGGCGCTTGGACGGCAAATGGTGGCTCCAGCAATGTTGGCCAAACCACTTCTGGCACAGACGTAGTTACTACTGGCAACGACAACGGATGGTACGGACCAGGACCCCAAACGACCGTCGTCCAAGGAGGAGACACTTCCCAGGTCGGTTCAACGACAGCAAACGGTGCCAGTGGCACTGATGGCAATGGCGCTTGGACGGCAAATGGTGGCTCCAGCAATGTTGGCCAAACCACTTCTGGCACAGACGTAGTTACTACTGGCAACGACAACGGATGGTACGGACCAGGACCCCAAACGACCGTCGTCCAAGGAGGAGACACTTCCCAGGTCGGTTCAACGACAGCAAACGGTGCCAGTGGCACTGATGGCAATGGCGCTTGGACGGCAAATGGTGGCTCCAGCAATGTTGGCCAAACCACTTCTGGCACAGACGTAGTTACTACTGGCAACGACAACGGATGGTACGGACCAGGACCCCAAACGACCGTCGTCCAAGGAGGAGACACTTCCCAGGTCGGTTCAACGACAGCAAACGGTGCCAGTGGCACTGATGGCAATGGCGCTTGGACGGCAAATGGTGGCTCCAGCAATGTTGGC contains:
- the LOC124644380 gene encoding titin-like, whose protein sequence is MGLYKLNTCYSIFVTVNTYVLLAADMADFRSIAKKFGPSNLADQIEDLVQDKFGDDRDEQSDRTAEYSDDGQSQSQIVQSYEVTTERPNYNFQTDPQPKPFRSQNRYKLKSAPAIHSLVAASPIVPPGLNLDEIVERVKQKLQEELLNRKPDVQDVLRDQNVNAQMVNTAQPAPVQKLPPPPRPPVKKVKNVFKLTGADSPAQLPIYETPVNVAKEEQYETTYEEHDNKFVPGLDIQGQPVTPDTVKKVKFLRPEQGIMKKLRFVKKVAMPAKPIQRQPVAQVPQIPHIQEPKLVQQKKVLQKQRQRLTAQKPMKKKRRIRVSGPTTPQTQPQNAAANAAENENMGVSPAPGIFEAVDLIKSNDSYEDYVTPEKEEAFESDGADTAPTVPTAVIAQKFKVTPTIPTKATFAIEMEPLAEDIETPPNEEVEEYADESPETTTIEPKAKTESISFEEGEVDPNATTIAEVTVKGQTTKKIKMGTMIPTREYYKQSSPNYYAKLPTIAEKYNFQEPIPEADRVPENLKPIGSPPSSINGKVILI
- the LOC124644381 gene encoding uncharacterized PE-PGRS family protein PE_PGRS54-like translates to MGAIKVLIGLWLLSILSANASSIPAVQSVRITDEQSDYNQDSNESKAYIKDRLGIRGYSARSDSEQLDESSSSLTSDATGTTKTANARGFANEAESLNTFSVSADGRQKSKFASERAASEAYDKKKFEYVGADGTVVKNEESDESESSSTSTSSTTVVESPPAEDYNHKAHHQKVWVNVDVPDIAGSGETDWAVEEKIETLENGVPCVLMKVVAKKPKKSTVISSSSSSSHNAHHSSKSSTSITPGSPNVGPGGPRYLGPPVVAPGENNPAATRPVAIPASSSPIIVQSRDTTSVGSVTTTSATSTGPNGAQSTSGSSVNVGQTSSGIDVVIGPGSNGYGGPGSPTIIVQGRDTNQVASANSNGASVVGPNGAQSTSGGSVNVGQTSSGIDVAIRPGNNGWGGSGNQVTIIQGGDTSQVGSTAANGASGTDGNGAWTANGGSSNVGQTTSGTDVVTTGNDNGWYGPGPQTTVVQGGDTSQVGSTAANGASGTDGNGAWTANGGSSNVGQTTSGTDVVTTGNDNGWYGPGPQTTVVQGGDTSQVGSTTANGASGTDGNGAWTANGGSSNVGQTTSGTDVVTTGNDNGWYGPGPQTTVVQGGDTSQVGSTAANGASGTDGNGAWTANGGSSNVGQTTSGTDVVTTGNDNGWYGPGPQTTVVQGGDTSQVGSTTANGASGTDGNGAWTANGGSSNVGQTTSGTDVVTTGNDNGWYGPGPQTTVVQGGDTSQVGSTTANGASGTDGNGAWTANGGSSNVGQTTSGTDVVTTGNDNGWYGPGPQTTVVQGGDTSQVGSTTANGASGTDGNGAWTANGGSSNVGQTTSGTDVVTTGNDNGWYGPGPQTTVVQGGDTSQVGSTTANGASGTDGNGAWTANGGSSNVGQTTSGTDVVTTGNDNGWYGPGPQTTVVQGGDTSQVGSTTANGASGTDGNGAWTANGGSSNVGQTTSGTDVVTTGNDNGWYGPGPQTTVVQGGDTSQVGSTTANGASGTDGNGAWTANGGSSNVGQTTSGTDVVTTGNDNGWYGPGPQTTVVQGGDTSQVGSTTANGASGTDGNGAWTANGGSSNVGQTTSGTDVVTTGNDNGWYGPGPQTTVVQGGDTSQVGSTTANGASGTDGNGAWTANGGSSNVGQTTSGTDVVTTGNDNGWYGPGPQTTVVQGGDTSQVGSTTANGASGTDGNGAWTANGGSSNVGQTTSGTDVVTTGNDNGWYGPGPQTTVVQGGDTSQVGSTTANGASGTDGNGAWTANGGSSNVGQTTSGTDVVTTGNDNGWYGPGPQTTVVQGGDTSQVGSTTANGASGTDGNGAWTANGGSSNVGQTTSGTDVVTTGNDNGWYGPGPQTTVVQGGDTSQVGSTTANGASGTDGNGAWTANGGSSNVGQTTSGTDVVTTGNDNGWYGPGPQTTVVQGGDTSQVGSTTANGASGTDGNGAWTANGGSSNVGQTTSGTDVVTTGNDNGWYGPGPQTTVVQGGDTSQVGSTTANGASGTDGNGAWTANGGSSNVGQTTSGTDVVTTGNDNGWYGPGPQTTVVQGGDTSQVGSTTANGASGTDGNGAWTANGGSSNVGQTTSGTDVVTTGNDNGWYGPGPQTTVVQGGDTSQVGSTTANGASGTDGNGAWTANGGSSNVGQTTSGTDVVTTGNDNGWYGPGPQTTVVQGGDTSQVGSTTANGASGTDGNGAWTANGGSSNVGQTTSGTDVVTTGNDNGWYGPGDQTTVVQGGDTSQVGSTTANGASGTDGNGAWTANGGSSNVGQTTSGTDVVTTGNDNGWYGPGDQTTVVQGGDTSQVGSTTANGASGTDGNGAWTANGGSSNVGQTTSGTDVVTTGNDNGWYGPGDQTTVVQGGDTSQVGSTTANGASGTDGNGAWTANGGSSNVGQTTSGTDVVTTGNNNGWYGPGDQTTVVQGGDTSQVGSTAANGASGTDGNGAWTANGGSSNVGQTTSGTDVVTTGNDNGWYGPGPQTTVVQGGDTSQVGSTTANGASGTDGNGAWTANGGSSNVGQTTSGTDVVTTGNDNGWYGPGPQTTVVQGGDTSQVGSTTANGASGTDGNGAWTANGGSSNVGQTTSGTDVVTTGNDNGWYGPGDQTTVVQGGDTSQVGSTTANGASGTDGNGAWTANGGSSNVGQTTSGTDVVTTGNDNGWYGPGPQTTVIQGGDTSQVGSTVSNGASGTDGNGAWTANGGSSNVGQTTSGTDVVTTGIDNGWYGPGDQTTVVQGGDTSQVGSTAANGASGTDGNGAWTANGGSSNVGQTTSGTDVVIAPNGGSGSPVLIVQGGDTTQVGSTTANGASGTDLGQPEPIVIDDVDIADDWTGDVEETQVAPTVVGWSKDRRPIIIPRRRCRGSICICYGHVRDIPRQLRRQIGL